CTTACGCCGGGCGACGGGTTGAATTGCTTAAAGAGGTCAGCGGTGTGCTCAGCAATCCAAACAATGAGTTTGCTTTGAACTATGTGCCGCTTCGCACGCTGGCGGGGTTCATGCGCGGCGAAGAATCATGGAGGCCCCGGCAGGCCTATCGGGAGGCAATGCGAGAGTGGCTGCCCCGTTTTGCGAGCTTCGGTGAGCCTATGAGCCTTGAGGACCTCGTCCTTTTTGGCGACTGCTACTACCTGCCACATGAGGAGGGGCCGGAGGCCGAGGCGCTTTATCTGGGCGCGAGAGCTTTGCTCAGCGGCAATTGTGAAAATAGCGCCGGCCAAAGCGCGACTTTTCGCCAACGGGCCACTCGGCTGCGGGAGTTCTGCGCCAGGCTGGCCAACATTCGTCATCGCCCGCTATTCTATGCGCTGAGCCGCCGCGCCTGGGAGCTGCGCGAGGAGTTGGATTTACTCGAACATTACATTGAATTCAAATCAATGACGACGCATGGGGAAGCCTCTTTCCGGTCCGACTTTCATTTGCCGGGGACGTATCGCGGCGGGCTAGTGGCCCGCCTGCAAGGATTGCTGGCCCAGCACCCCGACGGAGCGTTCGCACCGTCAGTTTTCGGTGGAACCACGCATACCAGCAGCAAAATGGCGCCCTCGGCGTCTTCGTTACTATGAACGATTGCACCATTCGGTCCGCTCGGCCTGGCGATGAGCCGGGCGCTTACTATGTTTGCCTCAAGACAGGAGATTATGGCAAAGACGGCGAGCCCTTTTACCGCGAAGACCCCGATGCGTTGGGCCGCATCTTTGTCGGTCCTTACCTGGCCTACGAGCCGGAGTTGAGTCTTATCCTCGAAGACGGCCAAGGGATTTGCGGCTACGCCCTCGGCGCTTTGGATTCGCGCGCATTTTACGAGCGTTACGAGGCGGAATGGCGGCCAGACTTGTGTGCCCGGTTTCCCGTCCCGCAAGGCGATGCGAGCCAGTGGACGCGAGTGCAACAGGTCTATGATTGCTACCATCATCCCGACTATTTCTGCCCCGAACCTTATGCGGCATGGCCCTCGCATCTGCACATTGACTTGTTAGCGCGCGCGCAGGGGCGCGGCTATGGCCGGCGCATGATGGGCCGGGTGATGGACCGACTGCGCAGCCGAGGTTCTCCGGGCGCGCATCTTGGGGTGAGCATGGCCAACATCTCGGCATTCGGTTTCTATCAGCGTTTGGGTTTTCGCGAGCTGTGCCGCGTCAGCTCCGGGGCGGACGGGTGCATCTATATGGGTAAGAGCTTGCCCGCTGGAAATGGCACGAGCGGCGCGGGTTGACGCACAAAAACTGCCACGGACAATCGAATTTTCATCCGAAATCAGAAGACCGAATCATGCCCCGAAAACTCGCACTGCTAGGAGGAAGACCCATTCGCACCCGGTCGTTCACGCCCTGGCCACAGTTTGGCAAACATGAAGAAAAGCGACTGCTGCGCGTATTGCGCAGTGGCAAATGGGGCCGCCTGGACGGACGGGAGGTGACCGAGTTCGAGAGCCGCTTCGCGGCCGCCCATGGTTGCAAGCACGGCATTGGGGTTGCAAACGGAACCGTGTCCTTGCGCGTTGGCCTGCTGGCGGCCGGGCTACGCGCCGAAGACGAGGTCATTATCCCACCGTACACATTCTTTTCGACGGCGTCAGCGGTCATCGAAGCGAACATGGTCCCTGTTTTTGCGGATATTGATCTGGACACGTTCAACCTGGATCCCAGGTCCGTTGAGGCCGCCATCACGCCGCGTACTCGGGCCCTTATGCCTGTCCATTTTGCAGGGCAGGTGGCCGACATGGACGCTTTGATGGCGATCGCAAGAAAACGCCGATTGATAGTGATCGAGGACGCCGCGCATGCACACGGAGGCCGCTACAAAAACCTGCCAGCCGGCTCGCTTGGTCATCTTGCGTCGTTCTCGTTTCAATCGAGCAAGAATCTCACGGCTGGCGAAGGTGGCATCATCACGACGAATGATGACGAATTGGCAGCGACCTGCCGTTCCATTCATAATTGCGGGCGGGCGCCGGGGGGAGTCTGGTACGAGCACCATGTCATCTCGGGCAATTACCGCCTGGGGGAGTTCCAAGGCGCTGTTCTCAACTGCCAGCTCGACCGTTTGGAAGCACAAACCAAACGTCGCGAAGCCAACGGCAAATACCTGGCTGCCCGGCTGGCCCGGCTGCCTGGGGTGCATCCGCAAAAACGTTCGCCCTCCTGCACGCGCCACAGCTACCATCTGTTCATGCTGCGCCTAGAGGGGGAGGCCTTTGGTGCGCCACGTGACGCGCTCGTTCAGGCGCTGCAGGCCGAAGGCATCCCATGTTCGGGCGGCTACGGCTTTTCGTTGCACCGCCAGCCCTGCTTTCGCAATAAGGCCTTTGGCCCGTTCCTGCCAAAGGCCGCCGCCCGGCTGGATTATGCTCGGACCCATTGCCCGAACAGCGACTTGATTTGCCTTGAGCAGGGCGTGTGGCTCGAGCAAAGACTCCTCCTGGGGCCGCGCTCGGATATGGACGATATTGCCGGGGCTTTCGAAAAGATTTTTGAGAATCGTGAGGCTTTGAGCCAATGGTCAATGAAACGCCTGAAGAAAGCTTCATGAACCCGGCAGAAGGAATGCTCAACCGCCGCATTGTGCCGGCCCTGACGGCACTAAGCGAAAACACCTACTTATCCGCCATCCGCGCGGGGATGGTGTCGGTCGTGCCGCTGACCATTATCGGGGGCCTGTTCATCATCGTGTCGTATCTGCCGGTAGCCGGCTGGGACAAGCTTGTCGCCCCCTATCTCCAGCTCCTGCAAATCCCGGTTACTGCCACATTCGGATTGCTTTCGGTCTTTGTGTGTTTTGCCATCGGCTTCGACCTGGGCAAGCAGCTCAAGCAGGAGGCCATGGTGAGCGCCACAATCGCCACTTTGGTTTTCCTGATGCTGCAGCTCCAGTTGAAGGATTCGGCCCTTAACATGGAGAGCCTCGGCTCCAAGGGCCTGTTCACAGCGGTCATCATCGCTTTGGTCTCAGTCCGCGTTCAAAAGTTTTTTACCGACAAAAATATGGTGATCAGGCTGCCGGAGAACGTGCCGCCGATTGTCTATGAATCCTTTTTGTCGCTCAGCCCCTTGTTTTTTCTAGTGCTGGTTTTCTGGCTTATCCGGTTTGTGCTGGGAGTGGATATCGACCACGCGGTGCAAACGGCGTTTAAGCCGCTGGTGTTCGCCCTCAACACGCTGCCCGGGATTCTGGTGTATGCCTTTCTGGTCACGCTCCTGTGGTCGGTCGGGATTAATGGCGATAACGCGATGGACGCGGTTGTCGCCCCCATCTTTCTGCAGTACCTGGCTTTCAATGTGGAAGCGAAGACCCACGGCCAGCCTCTGCCTTTTATCACGGCCTACGGCTTCTTTACCGCGTTTGTTAATGTGGGTGGAACGGGTGCAACAATCGCCCTGGCACTCGTGATGTGGAACTCGAAGGAACCTGGCTACCGCAAAATCAGCCGCTTGTCGCTGCCGACTCAAATTTTCCAAATCAACGAGCCGATCTTCTTCGGTTTCCCTATCGTGCTGAATCCTCTCTTCATGATTCCATACATCCTCAACGCGATGATCCTGACCACGGGCAGCTACCTGCTGATGCATTGGAACGTGATCCACAAGCCCTTTGTCAACGTGCCCTGGACCACACCGCCTATCATCGGACACTACCTGGTTTCCGGCGGGGACTGGAAAGCAGCGGTCTGGGGAGCCCTCTCGATTGTGATTGCCATGCTGGTTTACCTGCCGTTTGCAAAGGCTGCCGAACGGCAGCGGTTGAAAGCTGAAGCAACAGGGGTGGCCCGCGAATAGCGCTGCGCAAATTCTGATACTTGAAGAACCCGTAACATGAGCTACACCGTTAGGTTGATGACGATTCTCCCTCGGCTCTTGCCAAGGGGCGAGGGCTGGGCTGGTGCCGGGGTGGGGTCGCTCCTTCCGTGGAGACCGTCTGGCTCCCTCTCCTCCCCGAGGGGAGAGGACTGGGGAAAGGAGGCCTCTTCGTCCCTCCACGCGCTCTATACCACAGTGCCCTCGGTAATTTGCTGGCCCACCTCGGGCACGGCCCTGCTTGGTCTTTTGATTTTAGCCAATTCACTCATGGGGGCGGAACCGGTTCGACTTAGCGCCTATCCGCAGAAGGTGCGCACATTCTACTCATTGGAAGCGCCCGCCGTGCCGGCCGCGCTCCGGTCGAACGCGGTGGCTTTGCCCGTGGGCAACATCACAGGCGCCGTGCGCGCGAGTGATGGCGCGATTTGGCTGGGCACGACCCAAGGTCTCACGCGGCTTGATTTTTCCGCCCCGGACCGCGACCGCCGTCAGTTTCTAGCCGGCAAACGCTATTTGCCCGACGACGATGTGCAACAACTGCTGGCCGATTCAAATTCTGGAGTCTGGGCGCGCACGCGCACTGGCGTTTCTCATATCGAACTCAAGCCCATGACCCTGAGCCAAAAGGCGCAGCTATTCGAAGCGCGTATCCGGGCGCGGCACGACCGTTACGGGCTGGTGGCAGATTCGGCGCTTTTGATTCCAGGCGACACATCGAGCAATCGCCTCATGGGCAATGATAACGACGGGCTCTGGACCGCGATGTACGCCGCTGCCGAGTGTTTTCGGTACCAGGTCACCAAGTCCCCAGAAGCGCTGGCCAACGCCCGCAAATCTGTTGAGGCAATTCTCTTTCTGGAAGAGGTGGCGGGTCGCCGCGGATTTCCAGCCCGGTCTTTCATTCGCAAAGGAGACCCGATGCCTCAGGGCGGGGAGTGGCATTGGACCGCCGACGGGCGGTTCTATTGGAAAGGGGACACCAGCTCAGACGAGATCGTCGGCCATTTCTTTATCTTCAGCATTGCTTATGATCTGCTGCCGGATGCGGCTCTAAAACAGCGCATCGCGATAACGGCCCGGCGCATTATGGACCACATCGTTACCCACGGTTACGCCCTGGTCAATTTGGATGGGCGGCCGACGACCTGGGGTTGGTGGTCTCCAAAAAAGCTGGTCCAACAACCTGACGAGCGCGCACTCAACAGCTTGCAGTTGCTCAGTTTCCTAAAAACCACCGCCCATATCACCGGGGAAAAGCGCTACGAGGAGGAATATCGCAAAGCTGCCTGGGAATGGAACTATGCCGATTGGATAACGCGCCTCAAGGAATTCCGCCAAGAATTGAACTACTCGGACGAAGAACTCGCCATGCTGCCGTTTTACTGTCTATTCAATTACGAGACGGACCCGGCGCTTCTCAAGGCCTATCGAAAGGCGGCGGATGCCTGGTGGGAAAATATCCAGCGCGAATCAAACCCGCTCTGGACCTTGATCTATCTGAAGGGCCAGCCCAAGGCCGCCATAGACCTCTCTGGAGCGGTGTGGACTCTCTATCGCACTCCACTTGATACGATCAAGTGGAGTGTCAAAAACTCGCAGCGTCAGGATATCGTTTGGGCCTCGGCGCCGGAGCGTTCCGGCCAGCGCGAAGCCCTTACCCTGCTGCCGCCCGATGAATTGCCCGTCATGCGCTGGAATTCCAACCCATTTGTGATCGATGGGGGCGAGGATGGCCGTAGCGAGGACGATGGGGCGGCCTTTCTGTTGCCTTACTGGCTGGGGCGCTACCAGCGATTGCTGCTGGGGGAATAAAGCAAAAAGCAAGGGCATAAAATCGGACCGATCACTCCGATCAGTCTTATCCCCTCACTCAGGCGCGCCTTGAGTTTTTGATCCCTCGGAGGGAAAAGTCCCCGGCTCGGGATGCACCGTCACGTCCGCCGAGGGCAGGACCTCTTTAACGGCCTGCTCAACTTTCTCGGTCAGATCATGAGCGGCGCGAAGAGGGAGGTTACCGTCTAGCGTAATGTGGAGGTCCACGAAGTAAAGTGGACCCGAGTGGCGGACCCGAACGGCATGGCAATCAAAAACTCCCTCGACCGCTTCAACGCGTGCTTTGATTTTCTCAGCGGCCCCTTCAGGGGAGGCGTCCAGAAGCGCTTCGAGGGTGCGCCAGCCGAGCTTGCCGCTCACAAGGACCACGATCCCCGCCACCAGGAGGGCTGCTACGGCATCGGCCTTATTCAAAAAGCCCAGCGAAGGATGGGCCTGGGCCAGTTTCACCCCGATGAGGCCCAGGATAACTACGGCCGAGCTCCACACATCGGTGCTGAAATGCAGGGCATCGGCTTCGAGGGCCTGGCTGCGGTGGCGCGCGGCCACGCGCGACAGCATGTGCGCGCGCGAAAGGTCCACGAGCATCGAAACCGCCATCACCCCAAACGCCCAAATGGATGCCTCCACCGCGATATGCCCAGCGCGCAGCCGGCTGACCGATGCGGAGATGATCCAGCCACAGGTTGCCAACAGCAAAATCACCTCCAGAAGGGCCGAGAGATTCTCCACTTTCCCGTGTCCGTATGCATGGCCGCGATCGGCAGGCTTGCTGGCCACACGGACGGCAAACCACGTCGCGAGGGCGGCTAAAAAATCCAATCCCGAGTGAGCCGCCTCGGCCAGAATGCCCAGGCTGCCGCTTAAGATTCCAACCACCACCTTGAGGCTGGTCAGCAACACGGCGGCGGCAACCGAATTTAGCGCGGCGGCATTCTTCTCGTTGTTCTGCGGGTCAGCCATTCAGAAAGGGTTCTGAGCTGCGGCAGTGTGTCAGCAGGCTGTGGCGCAATCGAGAGAATTCTGCGGCGGGGGAAACCCCATGTATAGGTCCTCGTGAGGCAGCAACATTGACTCGACGGACGGAGCAAATTGCATGAGACTTCGGCTGTATTTGCCTGCAGCGTGCAACCAGAGAAATGCAAAGAAATCCTTTTGGTTTAAATTCGCGCCGGAATGGGCATTGGACATGTCTTGGCGTTTTAATCTGGAGCGCTTTTCAATGGAGCGCCTTGGCTCAGACCCAGCCGTTGGCGTTAACCTTGCGGAGCCTAAAGGAGGTCCAGCCCGGCGCCGGGCAGTGGCAGGTTAAGGAGTCCAAAGCGCAATGGGACCCGGCGCACACCGCGGCAGTGATCTGTGACATGTGGGACAAACATTGGTGCGAAGGCGCTACTCAACGCGTTGCCCAAATGGCTCCGCGAATGAACGACGTTCTCCGCGCGCTCAGGGACCGGGGTGTCTTGATCATTCATTGCCCGAGCGACACCATGGAATATTACAAGGACTATCCGGGTCGAAAGCTGGCGCAAGCCGCGCCGAAGGTGGAGTTGGCGCAAATCGAGCAACGCTTCGCCTATCGAATACCAAAGGACATTCCCCTCTTGCCCATTGACGACTCCGATGGCGGTTGCACGGACGTTCCTCAAACGAAGGAAAGCAGCCCCTGGCGACACGAGATAGCGACGCTCAAGGTCGAGGATGGAGATGCGATTACCGACAGCGCGGAGGCCTACTATCTGATGCATCAAAGAGGCATCACCAACGTCATCGTCATGGGTGTTCACGAAAACATGTGTGTTTTAAACCGCCCCTTCGCCATCAAGCAAATGGTCCGCTTAGGTCAGAATGTGGCGCTCATGCGCGATTTGACCGATACGATGTACGACTCACTGCGAAAACCTTATGTCGATCACTTTAGCGCCACGGATTTGGTCTGTTGGTATATCGAGAAATACTGGTGCCCCACCATCGCCAGTGACCAGATCATTGGTGGCAGCCCATTTCGCTTTGCGGCGGACGTGAACCCGCCGCGTGTTTTCCGAAATTATGTCAAACTGCCCGCCACGGACACCCACTGGCAACGCGTGAAAAGTTATGTCGAGGACACGCCGCAACCTGATTACACCCAAGCGCCTGCTGCTGCCCGGGAGGCCTTTCGCGACCTGAAATACGGCATACGGATTCATTGGGGCGTCTATTCCCTCTGGCACACCAATGAATCCTGGCCGTTCCTACGGCTTTCGGATGAAAAGCGCCAGCAGTATCAGGAGCTTTACCGCCAATTCAATCCGGCGGGGTTCAACGCGAAGGACTGGATGCGGCTTTTCAAGCGCGATGGCATCCGGGTCATGGCCTTTACAACGAAACATCATGACGGGTTTTCAATGTTCGACACCCACACGCGCGTCAGAGAACGGGTCAACTGGACAGCGGCAGGGGGACCGAAGATCGAACAATGCGACGTCGCCTACAGTATTATGGAAACGCCGTTCAAACGGGATGTGGTCAAGGAACTCTGTGACGCCGCGCATCAGTATGGCATCAAGGTGAGCCTGTACTTCTCGCACCCTGATTGGTACGACGCGGATTTCCGGCCCTACGCTTTTCATCCAGTCCAGGTCCAAGACGGCTCGAACTACGGCGAAGGGCAGTACGAGCCCAAACAGATTTTGCATCCGCTCTATGCGCCAGACCCGACGCCCGCCGAGACGGCCCGGATGATGGCCAGGCACCGCCAGCAGTTGGCGGAATTGCTGACGTGCTATGGGCAAATCGACATGATTTCGCTGGACCAGTGGCTGGGGCCGCCTGTCTGGCCGCAGTCGAGGGCGACAATGAAATACCTGCGGCGCCTTCAACCCAACGTGATGTTCCGCGCCCGTGGCATTGGCAATTACGGGGACTATTACACGCCGGAAGGATTCGTGCCCGGTTCCAAGGAAAACACTACGATGCCCTGGATGGTCATCTATCAACTCGGCGGAATGTGGAGCTACCAACCGGACAGCAGCAAGTACCACGACGGGGCCTGGATCATTCGGAACCTGGTGGATATCGTTGCCAAAGGCGGCAATTTTATGGTCGGCATCGGGCCGGATGAAAACGGAGAATTTCATCCAAAAGCGATTGAGGCTCTCGATGAAGCAGGAGATTGGCTAAGGGTTAACGGCGAGGCTATCTACGGGACACGGCCCAGGCCAGGACTTCGTTGGAAGGAGGGAGACACGATTCGATTCACCCGCACCAAAGATAATCGCTTTATTTATGTCCTGGCCCTTGGCTGGCCTGGGAGACAGATGGTGCTCACATCCGTCCATGCGCGGGCACGTTCGCAAATCATTCTCCTTGGTGAAAAGCAGCCAATCAAATGGCACGAAACAGAAAGCTCGGGCCTGGTAATGGAGATTCCCGAGCGGTTGCAAGAGCCCAGCAACCGCCCCTGCCGTGATGTCTATGCGTTCAGGGTTGAATCGGCTGAGCAACCATCATCACAAGCCGGTCTGAGACAATCCAACGATGTACTGTGGTGAGCCGTCAACCGGCAGGTCGAGCACACCTTTTCGAACCGCGATTTTCGCGGAACGCCCCATGATATCGACCACTTCCACCGCGCTGAAGTTGCTTGCCGGTAAGGCGGCCCTCTTTTGACGTGCACAACTCCAGATGGCCAAAATCGAGGTGCCATGCCGGTCAAAGAGGTAGGCCCAGATATTCTCACCCAGTCCATTGACGCGGCGGACGGGTGCGGCGCCTTCCAGAAGGCCGGCGCAAGTCGCCATGGCATTGACGGCGGGCTTTGGAGAAATGCGATGGGTTGACCACGGGCTTTTAGCATCCACTTCGAGATTGAAACAGAACCCCCACCAGCCGTCGCGGTCGTAATCGATGCCGTAAAAGGGCAGAAACACCCTGACACCTTCGCCTTTGAGGATAATGGCCAATCGCGTCATGAACTGGGCTTGGGTCCGATAAATGATCTTCGAGCCAAGCAGCCCCCGGATGCCTGCCTCTGTGATATAGATCGGCAGTTCCTTGCCGTGGTTATAACGCCGCATCGACTTTCTAATCGCCGCCAGCTTTCCTGGATAATCGTTTTCTTCCGGCGCGAAGCCCGTGTCGGCATAGCCATGACTCTCGATGGCATCCACATAGTCCAGCAATCCCGCAGCGAATATCGTGTCCATCCATTGCGGGTTCAGGTTTGAAGGGCAGGGGCCGATGACAACCGAGTCAGGGTCCGCCGCCTTGATGACGGCCCGGACGCGCCGGTGAAGTTCGACAACCTCGGCGGGCGTGTAGGGAGAACCGATGTTGTAAGGAGGCATGTTGAGGTTGATTTCCCAAGCCACACCGTAGATGCGCGGGTGCATGTGGGGATAGAGGTGTCTTTCCACCTCCACCGAATCGTGCACCATCGGCAGGTAATCCTCCCAATCCATAAACGTTTTGCCCGCCCGGTCCTTGGCCCAGGCCGGGGCCGGGAAATTGCCGGCAAAGGGCAGAATATGAAAACGATAGGCCGGGCGTGGCGGCTCATTTTTGATGCGTTCAGCGGCCCAAGGCGCCATGCCGTGGGCGCGGTCCGGTTTCTGTGGTTCCAGGTAATTCCAAAGGGAATAGTCAAAACGCCACGATAATCCGACCAAGTCCGCCAACCCATGAAAATCACCGTGCAGGCCGAAGAAGGCATTGGTGCCGAGGGCTGCAAACCGGCCAATGTTCTGCGCGACTGTGCGGGGCATGAGCGCGAAGGTAGCGATGCCCGAGGGCAAAGAGCCCTCTGCGAGAATGCACGAGCGCCCCTCCAAATCCTTGCCCGCCTCATCAAGCCAGTAAGCCCGCAGTTCATAATAACCAGAGGTCTTGGGCGTCAAATCGAGTTTGCGAGGGACCATGCCATCCAATGGCACCTTGGCGCTGGCGGTGATATTTTCAAAGAAATCCTGCACCTCATAGCGGAAGGCCTTGGCAGTTGGAGGCAGTGTTCCACCGGGGGCGAGGGTGGCCAGCACCGATTCGCCAGGCTGAAAAATGTTGTGCTGCGGGTGTGGCGAAGTGAAGGTGAGCCAGGAGGAGTAGGCTTGTTGGCGATAGGTGGTTATACGATCGATAAAGAGCGTGGCGTTGGGGTCGCTCGTGTTGAGTTGGATTTCACGCGCCGCCAGGGCTTCCTCGCCGCTGAGCGCGCGGCTGCCCGAAGTAAACTCATTGAAAGGAATAACGTGTTCGATGAGAGTGCGGCTTGGGTATGTCGGCTCGATTACATGGGCATAGGTTTGATCTCCTACGCGCAGGACAATTTGAATCCACCACTGCGCCGCCGGTTGCGAGCCCATGACCAACCGGATGCCGCTGGCGTTGATGGTGATGCCCCCGGGTGGCAGGCTGCGCTTCATCGAGAACCAGTTGTTCCCAGGAACGCTGTCGAGAGGGTTTTTCCTGGAAAGACTTATTTTCGCAAGCGACTCGGCTACGCCCGGAATATTCTGCCCGGTCTGGAACTGATATTGGACGTTGCTGCCCTTGGTTAATTTCCACGCCGGTTGGCGGTCGGCAGTGAAGTCGTCCAGGATTTTGAGTTGCTCGACCGGGCCGAGCAGCGGTTTGGTATCCGCGGCTGAGGCCAATGCCGGCCAGCTCAGCAAACAAAGCCAACAGGACAGCGGTAGAAAACGTGCAGACCGCGCACAAAGAAAGGCAGGCGCCATAATCGCGTTGACGATAACCGCACCAGCCGGGGCTGGCCAGCTTGACAGCGGCTGAGAACGTGTTTTGAAAATAGGCGGCACCCCCTCAACGAGTACGAGCGCGAGAACGATTGCGGCAATTCCTTACCGCTTTCAGCTCTCTGCTTTAGCCAATAAAGGCCTGGCGGAATTGGCAAAATCCTTTCGAAGTCCGCCATCGACCCCTCGGCCACAATCGAGTTCCACAATCCAGCAAGTGCTAAGGCGCAAATTTGCTTCACGCGAATGTCGAGCCGCTGGAAAAGTCTTCGAATCTCCCATTCATTGCGATACGGCTGTTTTGCCGGTGCTGCCTGGAGCAGCGCATTCGCAGAGTCCCGGTGGCGGAATATCCGCTGCATCTTGAGCGTGAGTAGTTTCTCTCGGAGAGTGCCGCGCACCGACATTCGAAGCAGCAATGCCATAGCCGTCAAGCGGCTGCCTCCGGCGCGGTCCGCCACCCACCGGATCATCTGCGCCGGATTCAGCAGGTACATCTCGAGACACTCTTGGTTCGAAAGCACGCCCTCGCGGAGCAATCCAGTGCGGGCGAGAAACCGTTCGACGGCGTCGCTCAATCGATAAAACGCCACAAAGATGCTTCCCGATGGCTTCACCACCCGCCTGCCTTCGTTTAAAATCGTTCGGATGGCTTGCTCATCAGCGGTAAAATCAATAACCCCGGTCGCATAGAGGATTGTGCTATACGCCCCGCCTGCGAAGGGCATCGCAGCCGCGTCGGCATGAACCAACTCCAGCCCCCGGCGGAGCTTTGCCTGCCAGGTCGAAGTAATTGTTCTCGATCGCCGGGTGAAGCGGCGCCAGAGCATCCCAGAATGCCGTAG
This portion of the Verrucomicrobiia bacterium genome encodes:
- a CDS encoding GNAT family N-acetyltransferase encodes the protein MNDCTIRSARPGDEPGAYYVCLKTGDYGKDGEPFYREDPDALGRIFVGPYLAYEPELSLILEDGQGICGYALGALDSRAFYERYEAEWRPDLCARFPVPQGDASQWTRVQQVYDCYHHPDYFCPEPYAAWPSHLHIDLLARAQGRGYGRRMMGRVMDRLRSRGSPGAHLGVSMANISAFGFYQRLGFRELCRVSSGADGCIYMGKSLPAGNGTSGAG
- a CDS encoding DegT/DnrJ/EryC1/StrS family aminotransferase, giving the protein MPRKLALLGGRPIRTRSFTPWPQFGKHEEKRLLRVLRSGKWGRLDGREVTEFESRFAAAHGCKHGIGVANGTVSLRVGLLAAGLRAEDEVIIPPYTFFSTASAVIEANMVPVFADIDLDTFNLDPRSVEAAITPRTRALMPVHFAGQVADMDALMAIARKRRLIVIEDAAHAHGGRYKNLPAGSLGHLASFSFQSSKNLTAGEGGIITTNDDELAATCRSIHNCGRAPGGVWYEHHVISGNYRLGEFQGAVLNCQLDRLEAQTKRREANGKYLAARLARLPGVHPQKRSPSCTRHSYHLFMLRLEGEAFGAPRDALVQALQAEGIPCSGGYGFSLHRQPCFRNKAFGPFLPKAAARLDYARTHCPNSDLICLEQGVWLEQRLLLGPRSDMDDIAGAFEKIFENREALSQWSMKRLKKAS
- a CDS encoding PTS transporter subunit EIIC → MNPAEGMLNRRIVPALTALSENTYLSAIRAGMVSVVPLTIIGGLFIIVSYLPVAGWDKLVAPYLQLLQIPVTATFGLLSVFVCFAIGFDLGKQLKQEAMVSATIATLVFLMLQLQLKDSALNMESLGSKGLFTAVIIALVSVRVQKFFTDKNMVIRLPENVPPIVYESFLSLSPLFFLVLVFWLIRFVLGVDIDHAVQTAFKPLVFALNTLPGILVYAFLVTLLWSVGINGDNAMDAVVAPIFLQYLAFNVEAKTHGQPLPFITAYGFFTAFVNVGGTGATIALALVMWNSKEPGYRKISRLSLPTQIFQINEPIFFGFPIVLNPLFMIPYILNAMILTTGSYLLMHWNVIHKPFVNVPWTTPPIIGHYLVSGGDWKAAVWGALSIVIAMLVYLPFAKAAERQRLKAEATGVARE
- a CDS encoding cation diffusion facilitator family transporter: MADPQNNEKNAAALNSVAAAVLLTSLKVVVGILSGSLGILAEAAHSGLDFLAALATWFAVRVASKPADRGHAYGHGKVENLSALLEVILLLATCGWIISASVSRLRAGHIAVEASIWAFGVMAVSMLVDLSRAHMLSRVAARHRSQALEADALHFSTDVWSSAVVILGLIGVKLAQAHPSLGFLNKADAVAALLVAGIVVLVSGKLGWRTLEALLDASPEGAAEKIKARVEAVEGVFDCHAVRVRHSGPLYFVDLHITLDGNLPLRAAHDLTEKVEQAVKEVLPSADVTVHPEPGTFPSEGSKTQGAPE
- a CDS encoding alpha-L-fucosidase → MNDVLRALRDRGVLIIHCPSDTMEYYKDYPGRKLAQAAPKVELAQIEQRFAYRIPKDIPLLPIDDSDGGCTDVPQTKESSPWRHEIATLKVEDGDAITDSAEAYYLMHQRGITNVIVMGVHENMCVLNRPFAIKQMVRLGQNVALMRDLTDTMYDSLRKPYVDHFSATDLVCWYIEKYWCPTIASDQIIGGSPFRFAADVNPPRVFRNYVKLPATDTHWQRVKSYVEDTPQPDYTQAPAAAREAFRDLKYGIRIHWGVYSLWHTNESWPFLRLSDEKRQQYQELYRQFNPAGFNAKDWMRLFKRDGIRVMAFTTKHHDGFSMFDTHTRVRERVNWTAAGGPKIEQCDVAYSIMETPFKRDVVKELCDAAHQYGIKVSLYFSHPDWYDADFRPYAFHPVQVQDGSNYGEGQYEPKQILHPLYAPDPTPAETARMMARHRQQLAELLTCYGQIDMISLDQWLGPPVWPQSRATMKYLRRLQPNVMFRARGIGNYGDYYTPEGFVPGSKENTTMPWMVIYQLGGMWSYQPDSSKYHDGAWIIRNLVDIVAKGGNFMVGIGPDENGEFHPKAIEALDEAGDWLRVNGEAIYGTRPRPGLRWKEGDTIRFTRTKDNRFIYVLALGWPGRQMVLTSVHARARSQIILLGEKQPIKWHETESSGLVMEIPERLQEPSNRPCRDVYAFRVESAEQPSSQAGLRQSNDVLW